In Maylandia zebra isolate NMK-2024a linkage group LG12, Mzebra_GT3a, whole genome shotgun sequence, a single genomic region encodes these proteins:
- the LOC143421376 gene encoding nuclear factor 7, brain-like yields the protein MAERALFENFLSCHVCSETFRDPVSLSCNHSFCSSCLQKFWEQTKNKNCPICKRKSSKEYPGVNFTLKELADSVAGRQKSGSSETEKREKKLTVVCSKHEEVPKLFCVDEQRAVCPVCDFSLHQSHRVVPVDEAVSDLKEQLKSDLKSLQDKRNKYKQVEETYNEVIQHSKKQLLSTERQIRAEFNKLQQFLKEEEESRLAALREEEEQKGRTISREMKMIEEQISSLSGSISAVEEELQKHSVPFLSSYKDTQSRARAQSSVSDPQLVSGALIDVAKHLGNLSFRVWEKMKEKVHFSPVILDPNTAHWCLYLSDDLTSVRRGDTWQQLPDNPDRNTNYTHVFGSEGFSSGKHSWEVEVGDHPDWAVGLVKESVDRKGECFVSPINGFWCLLHHSGKYTNGVGQTVTVKKSLQRIRVQLDYDRGEVSFYHPEDMTHIYTYRDTFTEKLFPYFSIGKEGDAKIYQNIKICQTEIYLKTATTSL from the coding sequence ATGGCTGAGAGAGCTCTTTTTGAAAATTTCCTGAGCTGCCATGTGTGTTCAGAGACTTTCAGAGatcctgtgtctctgagctgcAACCACAGCTTCTGTTCAAGCTGCCTGCAGAAATTCTgggaacaaactaaaaacaaaaactgtcccatttgtaaaagaaaatcttCAAAGGAATATCCTGGTGTGAATTTCACACTGAAAGAACTTGCTGATTCAGTTGCTGGGAGACAGAAATCTGGATCATCTGagacagaaaagagagagaagaaattAACAGTGGTGTGCAGTAAACATGAGGAAGTGCCTAAACTGTTCTGTGTGGACGAGCAGAGAgctgtgtgtcctgtgtgtgacTTTTCTCTCCACCAGAGTCACAGAGTGGTTCCTGTAGACGAAGCAGTCAGTGACCTGAAGGAGCAGCTGAAATCTGACTTAAAGTCTCTGCAGGACAAGaggaacaaatacaaacaagtgGAGGAAACATACAATGAAGTGATTCAACACTCCAAGAAGCAGCTGTTGTCCACAGAGAGGCAGATCAGAGCAGAGTTCAACAAGCTCCAGCAGTtcctgaaagaggaagaggagtccAGACTGGCAGctctgagggaggaagaggagcagaagggGAGGACTATCAGCAGAGAGATGAAGATGATTGAGGAGCAGATCTCCTCTCTGTcaggcagcatctctgctgttgaagaagagctgcagaaacacagcgtGCCATTCCTCAGCAGTTATAAAGACACTCAGAGCAGAGCCAGAGCCCAGAGCTCAGTGTCAGATCCACAGCTGGTCTCAGGAGCACTGATAGATGTggccaaacacctgggcaacCTGTCCTTCAGAGTGTgggagaagatgaaggagaaggTCCACTTCAGTCCTGTCATTCTGGACCCAAACACTGCACACTGGTGTCTCTATCTGTCTGATGATCTGACCAGTGTGAGACGTGGAGACACATGGCAGCAGCTTCCTGATAATCCAGACAGAAACACTAACTATACCCATGTTTTTGGCTCTGAGGGCTTCAGctcagggaaacacagctgggaggtggaggtgggagaCCATCCTGACTGGGCTGTGGGTTTAGTTAAAGAGTCAGTTGACAGGAAGGGAGAGTGTTTTGTTTCACCAATAAATGGATTCTGGTGTTTATTGCATCACAGTGGAAAATACACTAATGGTGTTGGTCAGACTGTGACAGTGAAGAAGAGTCTCCAGAGGATCAGAGTCCAGCTGGACTATGACAGGGGGGAGGTGTCCTTCTATCACCCTGAAGACATGACTCACATCTACACTTACAGAGACACTTTCACTGAGAAACTCTTCCCATATTTCAGTATTGGAAAGGAAGGAGACGCCAAAATCTATCAAAATATCAAAATCTGTCAGACTGAGATTTATCTGAAAACTGCAACGACGTCTCtgtga